The sequence CAAACCGTCTTCGCGCACGACCAGCCCCATTTTTTCGTGCTTCTCGATCTTCTCCCAGTACTCGGACGGCAGGTCGTGCTGACGCAGGTACTCGAGGCTGACTTTCATATGTTTCGGGAAGTAGATCAGGCCTTTTTCTTTCGCCTGGTATTCTTTCGCGCGCATGACCGGCAAGGTGCCGTTTTCAACGGCGCGGATGTACTCGTCGGTCTTCACGCTGTTCATGTGCGACATGCCGCTCAGGTAGGAAGCGGCCGCCTGGCCGCAGCCGATGTATTCGTCTTCGTAGCGGCCGTAGATCGTCGCGCCGAATTTGAAGTCTTTGTACGCCGCATCGCCTTTGGCAAAGGTGTAGATGTGCGTCTGCTCATAGCCGTGGTTGAGCAGGTAGGAGTTGACGAATTGATGCTGGAGCACTTTGTCGTCCGCTTTCGGCGGCTCCGGCACTTTGCCGTCTTTGATCATGTTCAGGAAGCCTTTCGAGGTCACAAGGTACTCTAGCGGATAAACGTCAACGGTGGTGGTGGACAGCTGACGCACGTTTTCGAGGTCCTCGTGCAGTTGCTCGATCGTCTGGCCCGGCAGTTGATACAGCAGGTCCATGTTGTACGCTTTGAAGTACTTGTCGGCGAGGTCGCGGGTGCGCTTGATCTCGTCGAGCGATGCGGTCAGGTTGAACAGTTTGCGGTAGTACGGGTTAAACGTCTGCACACCGAAGGAGATCCGGTTGACACCGTTCGCCGCCATCGCTTTCAGTTTGTCTTCCGTAGCGCTCTTCGCTTCGACCTCGAAGCTCCACTCGATGTCGTCCTTGAGCGTAAAGTTCTCCTGGATCGTCGTGCAGAGATCTTCGATCATCTTCGGGGACAAGACGGAAGGCGTACCGCCGCCGACATAGACTGCATCAAGCTTCAGCTGCTTGACGTACGGCGTGCTGGCGATGGCTTTCAACTCTTTCAGCAGCGCATCCACGTAAGGCTGCAGTTTGTCTTGGTAGTTCGTGGAGCGGATGAACGGACAGAACGTGCAAATCGTGTCACAGAACGGAATGTGGACATAGAGCGATTTCGTTCCGGGCAGCGGCGTGCGCGCCGAGTTCAAAAATTGACGAACGGTCTCCACCGGTTCCGGCCCTTCTTGAATGAACGGGTAGAGATAGTTCCACATGTTAGGCAGCTTTTTGTAGGGCAATGCGTTATGCTGCGACATCTTTGTAAGTACCCCCTTTTCGTGATCAGGGGCTGACAGGGGTCGCCCCCTGTCAGCCGGTATGTGAACTGCCGGGCCCTGCTATGTTAAGCAGCTACGATGATCCACTCGCGCATGGTTGCTCCCCCTCTCCGTCCTTACGGTTCGACGCAGCAAAACGGGATTTGCAGGAAGCCGGATTACGCTTCCACCACAACGACAGAAATCCACTCCGCTACCGGAAGCCATTTTTGCATCATCGGCACCCCCTTCTGGAATCATTTTCGACGCTTTGATGAAACACAGAAGGAACTACTCAGCCGCGACGACGATCCATTGTTTCATTCCGCGCACCTCCTCGTTTCGCTTACGTTATATCTCTATTTAAGGGTAAAGCAAATTATTACACGCGTTTTCAATGATTAACTGAAAATTATTTTGTTTTGTCCACCTAAATGCTTGATGTAAATAAACATTAAAAAACCGGACTGCACGCAGTCCGGTGGCTTTCTTCTTATTAAGCAAAGACGATCAGCTCGTCGTCGAACGTAAATTCTGCCCGTTCGTTCAGCGTGGCGGAGATCGTATCGTGCAGGTGTTTCGTGCGCTCCGGCAGCATTTCGATCATCATGTTCATGTACCACGGCTGGCCTTCGCGGGTCAGCTTGAGCAGATTGCCGTCGCGGACGATCAGGCCTTTTGCTTCAAACTCATCGAGCTTCTCGTAGTAGCGGGCATCGAGCGCCAAGCGGTCGATGTCGTCGATGTCGATCGACATCCGCTTCGGGAAGTAGATCAGTCCTTTTTCGATCGCGTGGTACTCATTGACGATATCCGCGCCGAAGCCCGTCTCTTCGACCGCTCGGATGTAAGGTTCCACCTGATCGAAGTTGCGGTAGACGAGGCCGGCCTGATACGAGAACGCCGAGAGCCCGGCACCGATGCACTCATCTTCGTAGTGGCCATACAAGGTCTCGCCAAAGACGAAACGCTTGTGCTCCGCATTCTGGCGGATAAACGTATAGATGAACTCCTGGCCGTAGCCGTGCTCGATGAGGAAGTTCGTCACCACTTCCTGCTGGGCGACTTTCTCATAGGCGTTCGGCGGTTTCGGCAGGCGTTCTTTTTTGATCGACTGCAGGAAGCCTTTGGAGGTGATCGTGTAATCGAGCGGGTAGGCGTCGATCGAGGTCGTGTTCAGATCGACCGCATGCTGCAGGTCTTCCAGAATCTCATCGATCGACTGGCCCGGCAACTGGTACAGCAGGTCCATGTTAAACCCTTTGAAGTACTTCCCGGCCAGTTCGCGGGTGCGCTTGATCTCGTCGTGCGAGGCGGTCAGGTTAAACATCTTGCGGTATTTCGGATTGAAGGTCTGCACACCGAACGACATCCGGTTGACGCCGATCTCATGCATCGCTTTCAGTTTGTCTTCGGTCGCGCTTTTCGCCTCGACTTCGAACGTCCACTCGTAGCCTTCTTTCAGCTTGAAGTTGCTGTGGATCGTCTCGCCGATCTGGTGAATCTGCTCCGGCGAAAGCACGGAAGGCGTGCCGCCGCCGACAAAGATCGCATCGAGCGCAACGCCTTGCATGCGCGGGGTGCCGGCGATCGACTTCAGCTCTTTGACCAGCGCGTCGACGTACGGCTGAAGCTTGTCCTGATAGTTGGTGGAGCGGACAAACGGGCAGAACGTGCAGATCGTGTCACAGAACGGCACGTGCATGTACAGCGTCTTCTTGCCACGGTTCGGCGCCGGCTGCTGCAAAAACTGGCGCACATGTTCGACCGACAGCTCGCCGCGCGAAAGATACGGATACAGGTAGACCCACATCTTCGGCAGGCTGGAAAAAGGCAATTCTTTCGATCCGGAATGGGACATGTGGATAACGCCTCCTCTTTTTGAACTTTCTGAAAGTTGTGTGTTCATGCGTCATGTATGTGATAACTCAATGAGTTCGAACGCCGTTAAGGAAAGACGGAGCGAGAACCGCGGTTCCCCCTCCGTCGACGAGAGATTCGATCCCCGCCATTACGCCGCTACGATGATCCAGTTGCGCTCTTGCACAACGATCCAGTTGCGTTCAACCGCAATGATCCAGTTCTTTTCCATGACTTACACCTCCCGTCGTTGATTAATTATTTAATGCTTGAAGTAATTATATTTCTTAGAAACTATCTTTTCAATAGTTAGTTTCTATTTTAATTTTTATCAACAAAGTTCGACAAAGCAAGAAAAGAAAAGAACCCTGATCGAATCAGGGTTCTTACGCTTGCAATGTCGTTTTTTCTTTCATCTGGCTGGTGAGCCTTGCTTTCAGCCACGGATAGACGCACAAGGCTGAAATCACGCAGACGGCAGTCAAGAGGTAGCCGCCGACAGCGATCGGGATGTAGCCGCCGATCACCGAAAACAGCGGGAGCGAGATCGCATAGGCCAGGCGCGACGCAGTCAGCCACGAGGCGACGACGCGGCCGCGATTGTCCGCCCGCGAGTAAGTCATCAGCGAGGTTTCGGCGATGATGTTGACGCCTTGCGAGAAAATGTAGGTCACGACCAGCGCGACGAGGAACCAGTACCAGCCCGTCATCGAAAACATGACGCCGAGCCCCACGCCGTAGATGATGTGGCAGGGCAGGAAAATTTTGAAAAAGGCGCTTTCCTCAAACGGCTTGCTTTTGAAATACCACCTGATCAGCCACGCCCCGATCAGATAGGCCACCGCGGTCATCGAATAGCCGATGCCCATGCCGGTATTGCCCGTCTGCACCACTTCGAGGATGAAGACGGCGAACAGGATGTAGACATAGCCGAGCACAAAGTCACGGGCAGCGGTGATCCAAAAGACGGCGACCAGCTGCGGCGTGGCTCTGACATAGTCATAGCCTTCCTTCACCTGCTGCCAGTACGGCAGGCGCTGCTTGACCTCTTTTTGCAGCGGCTGGTAGCGCATCAGCCAGATGCAGAAGGCGGCGAACAGATAGGAGAACGCATCGAACAGCATGATCGGGTACGGTCCGACCCAATCGGCGACAAAACCGCCCAAAGCGCTGGCGACGACCATCGTCACCGAGTTCAAGATCGCGAACGACGACGTCGCTTTGACGATCTGGTTCTCTTGCACGATCTCCGGAATCACCGCCGTGCGCGCCGGCTGGAAGGCGGCAGAAATGATGCTGGAGATCACCATCAGGCCGTAGATCACCCAGATGTCCGCCAGATAGACGCCCCAGACGATCCCAAGGGTCAGCACGAAGCGCAGCAGGTTGGTCCAGATCATGATCTTCTTTTTGTTCCAGCGGTCGACCAGCGGGCCGACGAAGATGCTGCCAAACAGCGAAGGCAGAATCGTGGCGATAAACATGCCGCCGACCGTCGAGGCGGAGGGATGCAGATCGTAGAGCACGACGATCATCACCACGCCGCGGAACCAGTCGCCAAACAGCGAGACGAGCTGGCCGAGGTAGAGCATCGTATAATTGCGATTGCGGAACAGGGAAGGCTCTTTGGCTACCGCTTTGGGACTGCTCATGAGAATTCCTCCTTTATCAGGTACGCGAAAAGCCAGCACACAGGGGGTTCCCGCGTGCTGGATGCCGCTTATGAAAGCATGATCAATTCGTCGTCAAACGTGAAACCGGTGCGCTCGTCCAGCTTCTCCGTGCCGAGGTCATGCAAGGCGCGTATCCGCTCCGGAAGCATCTCGATCATCATGTTCATGTACCACGGCTGGCCTTCGCGGATCAGCTTGACCTTGCCGTCTTTCCGCTTGATCAGGCCTTTCGCTTCGAACTCGACGAGCTTCTCGTAGTAGCGCACGTCGAGCTCTTGGCGGTCGATGTCGGCGATGTCCATCTCCAGCCGTCTGGCGAATGCAGCGGGACTCGTGTCCCCCGATCCGCCCACTTCCCGCGGCTCGATAACCCAGGAGTTGCGTTCCATTACTCCCGTCTCCTGATATTAAATATTTTAGTAGTAATAGTGTTAGTATAGTCTGTATACTCCAAATAGGCAACCATATTTTCCCATAAAATAAGCGGCCTTGAATTTGCATTCAAGGCCGCTTCGATGTTGCATGATCTTTTATTTGGGCAAGACGATGGAAACGGTGAGCATCTCCGGCACGAGATGTTCACGCAGCCGCTGATTGACCTGCTCCAGCGTCAAGTTCTCCATCACGTCGATGATGTCAAAGAAATCGGCGTTGCGGAACGTGTAGGTCGTGAAATGACGGGCGATGGCGCGCGCCGAATCGAGCGTCGAGACCATCTGGCCGATCATCTTGTTGCGGGCGCGGTTGAAGTCGGCTTCGGAGATGCCGTTTTGCAGCGCCTCGGCGAACGCTGCTTCGACCACCTGCAGCACGCGGTCCGGGTCCTTGGAGTTGCCGCCAAACAACGAATGGGCAAAACGCGGGGTCGCGTCGTACGACCAGCCAAAGCGCTTGTCGACGATGCCTTCCTCGTACATTTTGTTGAACAGAGCCGAGCTTTTGCCGATCAGCGCTTCGAGGCCGATCGATGTGGCGTACTCGTTGATGATCATGTCCTTGCCGGTCGGGCGGCTCATGTCCTTATAGCCGAATTGCAGCTTCGGCATCGAGATCAGCATGCGCTCTTCGTGGCGGGCCCGGCGCACCGGGGTCGGTTCATCCGGGAAGATGCGCTCGATCTCCGGCTGGCGCTGGAACTTCTTGCCGGCCTGGTTCTCACGGATCAGGGCATGCACGTGCGCCGGGTCGCAGTCGCCGACCACGACGACCGACATGTTGCTCGGATGATAGAAGGTGTTGTAGCACTTGTACAGCGTATCTTTGTCGATCTGCTGAATCGTCTCCACGGTGCCTGCGATGTCGATCGCGATCGGATGCACCTGATACATGCCTTCGATCAGGTTGAAGTAGACGCGCCAGTTCGGGTCGTCATCGTACATGCGGATCTCCTGCTCGATGATCCCTTTTTCTTTTTCGACGTTTTCGTCGGTAAAAAACGGCTCCTGCACGTAGTTGAGCAGCGTGGTCAGGTTCTCATCCAGGAAGTCGGTCGACGAGAACAGGTAGGCGGTGGTGTCAAACGACGTGAACGCGTTCGACATCGCTCCGTAACGGGCAAACGTCTTGAACACGTCTTCCCCATTCTCCTGCTCGAACATCTTGTGCTCGAGGAAATGCGCGATGCCGTCCGGCACGATCGTCGGCTCCGACTCGCCGGGCACGACAAACTCGCGGTCGATCGAGCCGTATTTGGTGGAGAACATCGCGTACGTCTGCTTGAATCCTTCCCGTGGAATCACGTATACGTCGAGTCCGTTGTCAAGTTGATCGTGAAACGCGGATAATTTCAGCTGCTCATTGCGAATTTCACGCACCGTGGTTCCCCTCCTCATTGCGAAGCGTATAGATCGTGTCAAACTGCAGGCCTTGGGCGACGCGGACGACATCTTCGACCGTCACGCTTTGGAACGCATCGATCATTTCTTCGCGCGTGCGGATGCGGCCGGCGAGCAGACCGTTCAGATGGAAATCGGCGATCGAAGTCGGATTGTCCATCGCCGTCTTGTACGCGTTGACAAGTCCGGCCTTGGTGAACTCCATCTCCTCTTCGCTGATCTCGCCGTTTTTGAGCACGTCAAACTGCTCGCGGATGATCTCCAGCGCCTGGTCGATCTTGTCGAATTCCACGCCGGAGAACACGCTGATGATCCCTTTGTGACCGTCGAGACGGGACATGCAATAATAAGCCAGCGAGTGCTTCTCGCGGACGTTGACGAACAGTTTGGAATGCGGGAATGCGCCGAGCACGCCGTTGCAGACCTGCATCGCCGCATAGTCATCAGACGCCCAGGCCACGTTCGACCAGACGCCGACGTTCAGTTTGCCTTGGTTGACGTCCATGTGGTCGACGACCTCTTTGACGGAGCTGGTCTCGTGCCGGATCTGCACCGGTGCGAATTCACCCTGCGGCTCGCGCTCCATGTTGAAGACGCGGAAGATCTCCGCCGCCACCGCATCGGTGTCCACGTCGCCGACGACGTAGATGTTGATCGGCGCCGTCTTCAGGAGACGCTGGTAGACGTCATAAAGCGACTGCGGATTGATCTCGTCGATCTTGTTTTCGAAGCCGAGGCGCGGGATGGCGTAGGGCTCGCCTTTCGTCATCTCTTCGTTGCAGCGCTCGAGCGAGTAGTTCATCTTGTCGTCGATCACCGCCGCGATGCGCTTCTTGTGCTGCTCTTTCTCCGCTTCCACATATTCGGGCAGAAACGCGCCGTCCTGCAAGAGCGGGCGGAGCATCACATCGGAGAGGATGCCGAGCGCCTTTTGGAACAGGCCTTCGCCTTGTTTGAGGAACTTCTCATTGGGCACGTTCATCGAGAAATCGACGACCTGACGCTCCCCTTTTTTGTCGACCGTCGCCGACATCGAGGCGCCGTACAGCTCGTCGAGCGCAAGTTGCAGCTGCTCCGGGGTCGGGTATTGCTCCGAGCCGCGGTTCATCAGATAGGGAAGCAAGGCCAATGGCGTCGCCGTGTCTTCGCGCAGCTCCTGCGTAAAGGTGGCGACGATCGTGTTCATCCGGAACTTATCGGTGGGCAATACGTGAACGTAGATGCCGCGTTCCTCACGGGTTTGAAACTGATTCATCGGTCTATTCATCCTTTCGTATTCCGAGCCTTTGGGCATACTATATTTGCTAGTATGTTCTTATAGTACTCGGAAAAGTATTCCAAAGCAAAAGTTCCCGGAATGCAAAAATCCCCTGCACAGACGTTCTCTCAAAGGGGTGCAAGGGGGATCTTATGTAAGCGGATGCGCTCTAGGAGCGCCGGACCATGTTCCGCGCCGCCGCCTGTG comes from Tumebacillus sp. BK434 and encodes:
- a CDS encoding coproporphyrinogen-III oxidase family protein; amino-acid sequence: MSQHNALPYKKLPNMWNYLYPFIQEGPEPVETVRQFLNSARTPLPGTKSLYVHIPFCDTICTFCPFIRSTNYQDKLQPYVDALLKELKAIASTPYVKQLKLDAVYVGGGTPSVLSPKMIEDLCTTIQENFTLKDDIEWSFEVEAKSATEDKLKAMAANGVNRISFGVQTFNPYYRKLFNLTASLDEIKRTRDLADKYFKAYNMDLLYQLPGQTIEQLHEDLENVRQLSTTTVDVYPLEYLVTSKGFLNMIKDGKVPEPPKADDKVLQHQFVNSYLLNHGYEQTHIYTFAKGDAAYKDFKFGATIYGRYEDEYIGCGQAAASYLSGMSHMNSVKTDEYIRAVENGTLPVMRAKEYQAKEKGLIYFPKHMKVSLEYLRQHDLPSEYWEKIEKHEKMGLVVREDGLLKLTELGKIWYMHVMIDLLPEAQKKTYDAYVDVMQKDKDFYENTELAIIQ
- a CDS encoding pitrilysin family protein, with translation MNQFQTREERGIYVHVLPTDKFRMNTIVATFTQELREDTATPLALLPYLMNRGSEQYPTPEQLQLALDELYGASMSATVDKKGERQVVDFSMNVPNEKFLKQGEGLFQKALGILSDVMLRPLLQDGAFLPEYVEAEKEQHKKRIAAVIDDKMNYSLERCNEEMTKGEPYAIPRLGFENKIDEINPQSLYDVYQRLLKTAPINIYVVGDVDTDAVAAEIFRVFNMEREPQGEFAPVQIRHETSSVKEVVDHMDVNQGKLNVGVWSNVAWASDDYAAMQVCNGVLGAFPHSKLFVNVREKHSLAYYCMSRLDGHKGIISVFSGVEFDKIDQALEIIREQFDVLKNGEISEEEMEFTKAGLVNAYKTAMDNPTSIADFHLNGLLAGRIRTREEMIDAFQSVTVEDVVRVAQGLQFDTIYTLRNEEGNHGA
- a CDS encoding MFS transporter, which translates into the protein MSSPKAVAKEPSLFRNRNYTMLYLGQLVSLFGDWFRGVVMIVVLYDLHPSASTVGGMFIATILPSLFGSIFVGPLVDRWNKKKIMIWTNLLRFVLTLGIVWGVYLADIWVIYGLMVISSIISAAFQPARTAVIPEIVQENQIVKATSSFAILNSVTMVVASALGGFVADWVGPYPIMLFDAFSYLFAAFCIWLMRYQPLQKEVKQRLPYWQQVKEGYDYVRATPQLVAVFWITAARDFVLGYVYILFAVFILEVVQTGNTGMGIGYSMTAVAYLIGAWLIRWYFKSKPFEESAFFKIFLPCHIIYGVGLGVMFSMTGWYWFLVALVVTYIFSQGVNIIAETSLMTYSRADNRGRVVASWLTASRLAYAISLPLFSVIGGYIPIAVGGYLLTAVCVISALCVYPWLKARLTSQMKEKTTLQA
- a CDS encoding pitrilysin family protein; this encodes MRRGTTVREIRNEQLKLSAFHDQLDNGLDVYVIPREGFKQTYAMFSTKYGSIDREFVVPGESEPTIVPDGIAHFLEHKMFEQENGEDVFKTFARYGAMSNAFTSFDTTAYLFSSTDFLDENLTTLLNYVQEPFFTDENVEKEKGIIEQEIRMYDDDPNWRVYFNLIEGMYQVHPIAIDIAGTVETIQQIDKDTLYKCYNTFYHPSNMSVVVVGDCDPAHVHALIRENQAGKKFQRQPEIERIFPDEPTPVRRARHEERMLISMPKLQFGYKDMSRPTGKDMIINEYATSIGLEALIGKSSALFNKMYEEGIVDKRFGWSYDATPRFAHSLFGGNSKDPDRVLQVVEAAFAEALQNGISEADFNRARNKMIGQMVSTLDSARAIARHFTTYTFRNADFFDIIDVMENLTLEQVNQRLREHLVPEMLTVSIVLPK
- a CDS encoding coproporphyrinogen-III oxidase family protein, which encodes MSHSGSKELPFSSLPKMWVYLYPYLSRGELSVEHVRQFLQQPAPNRGKKTLYMHVPFCDTICTFCPFVRSTNYQDKLQPYVDALVKELKSIAGTPRMQGVALDAIFVGGGTPSVLSPEQIHQIGETIHSNFKLKEGYEWTFEVEAKSATEDKLKAMHEIGVNRMSFGVQTFNPKYRKMFNLTASHDEIKRTRELAGKYFKGFNMDLLYQLPGQSIDEILEDLQHAVDLNTTSIDAYPLDYTITSKGFLQSIKKERLPKPPNAYEKVAQQEVVTNFLIEHGYGQEFIYTFIRQNAEHKRFVFGETLYGHYEDECIGAGLSAFSYQAGLVYRNFDQVEPYIRAVEETGFGADIVNEYHAIEKGLIYFPKRMSIDIDDIDRLALDARYYEKLDEFEAKGLIVRDGNLLKLTREGQPWYMNMMIEMLPERTKHLHDTISATLNERAEFTFDDELIVFA